Part of the Pedobacter roseus genome is shown below.
ATAAAAATACATTAACAGTTATTGCACATGTAAATAATTTAACTGCTATCGAAGCTTCAAATACTGCAAGTGTAAGCACTGCCGGAAATTTCAACCTGTTAAACCTAAGCGTTATTTTAAATGATGAAGCATCGGCAGGTATTAAATCCAATACCGTTAATTTGTCAACAAATGTAAAAGATGATGCATCCTTAAAATTAGAAGGTACTACCGATACACACCTGGCTGTAATGGGTGTAGCATCCAAAATAAACATGGCCGGTTTTACTGCTCAGGAAACTAGTATCAGACTAACCGGAAAACCACTTTTGGCAAAAAACAACAAATCCCGTTACGATGACATACAATTAGATATATTAGAAAAACTATTCTAACTCCATCATATATTTTACCAAAAAGGCGCTGAATTTAGATTTCAGCGCCTTTTTTTGTTAAACATAGATTGCTTCGTTGTTCCTTCTCGCAATGACGATTCTTCTTTACAAATCAAATTTAATTCCCTGCGCCAATGGTAAAGTATTCGAATAATTGATCGTATTGGTTTGCCGGCGCATATAAGCCCTCCAGGCATCCGATCCGCTTTCTCTACCGCCACCGGTTTCTTTTTCACCACCAAAAGCACCCCCAATTTCGGCACCAGAGGTACCAATATTTACGTTGGCAATACCACAGTCTGATCCTTTAGCAGATAAGAAATGTTCTGCTTCTCTTAAATTTAAGGTCATAATGGCTGAAGATAAACCTTGTGGAACGCCGTTTTGCAGGGCAATGGCTTCATCTAATGTTTTATATTTAATCAGGTATAAAATTGGCGCAAAAGTTTCGTGCTGAACAATTTTATAATCATTCTGAACTTCAGCAATGCAAGGTTTTACATAACATCCGCTTGCATAAGCATCGCCCGATAAAACATCGCCCTCTACCACAAAATTACCACCCTCTGCTTTACATTTTTCTATCGAATCTAAATAAGCTGCAACAGCATCGGTATCAATCAGCGGACCAACATGGTTATTTTGATCCAGTGGATCGCCAATGCGCAGTTGTCCATAAGCTTTAACCAGTTTCGCGGTAAAAGCGTCATATACACTTTCGTGAATAATCAACCTACGGGTAGAAGTACAACGTTGTCCGGCAGTGCCAACCGCACCAAATACAGCGCCGATTAAACTCATATCCAGATCTGCATGTTCCGAAATAATGATGGCATTGTTACCACCCAATTCGAGCAGGCTTTTACCTAAACGTGCACCCACCGCTGCACCAACTGCTTTACCCATACGGGTTGATCCGGTAGCTGAAACCAACGGAACCCTGCTATCATTTGTCATTAATTCACCTACTGTTCTATCGCCCAATACCAGGTTACAAACCCCTTCTGCAACATTATTGGCTTTAAAAACCTTTGCAATAATATGCTGACATGCAATGGCAGTCAGAGGTGTTTTTTCTGACGGTTTCCAAATGCATACATTCCCACAAACGAGAGCCAAAGCTGCATTCCAGCTCCAAACCGCTACGGGAAAATTAAAGGCCGAAATAATACCTACAATACCCAGCGGATGCCATTGTTCGTACATCCGGTGGCTGGGGCGTTCGCTATGCATGGTTAAACCATAAAGCTGCCGCGATAAACCTACCGCAAAATCGCAGATATCGATCATTTCCTGTACTTCGCCAAATCCCTCCTGCAAACTTTTACCCATTTCATAAGAAACCAGCGTGCCTAATGCCTCTTTATTTTCGCGCAGGGCATCGCCAAACTGACGTACAATTTCTCCTCTTTTCGGCGCAGGCACAGTACGCCATTCCTTAAATGCCGTTTCTGCTTTTACCACAATGGCATCATAATCTGTAACACTTGCAACGCTTGCTGAAGCAATCAGTTTACCATCAACTGGCGAGTAGCTTTCTAATTTTTCTGTGTTCGTTGCTCCGCCCCAATTGCTTCCCGTACTATAGGCTGCATTATCTGCTTTTATACCTAATCTGTTTAAAATGGATTGAATATCTGTAGTCATATATCTAACGATTTACACAAAAAAACAAAAAATTAAGTTAAAGCAGGTTACATTTGGTGCTTTACTTTTACCACAATTCTTAATATCTTGCTTTAAAGATAACTGACTTATAAAATCTTAAAAAATGAATAAAAAATTTATTGCCTGTGGGGTAATACTGGTTTCAGCTTTTATGGCTCATCCACTTTTCGCACAGGAACAACCTACAGAAAAGTCAAACAACCTAAGTGTTTACCGCGTAACTGCAACTAAGGTTAATGACCTGGTGCACACCAAACTCGATGTGTCTTTTGATTATGCAAAACGCTATTTGAATGGTAAGGAATGGGTAACCTTAAAACCCCACTTTTACCCTACAGATTCTTTAACCCTCGATGCGCAGGGCATGGACATTAAAACGGTTGCCATGGTTGGCGCAAAAGGAAATACGCCACTTAAATATGTGTATAACGACAATAAATTGCACATCACCCTCAATAAAAAGTACACCAATACAGAAAATTATACCATTTATATCGCTTATACCGCCAAACCAGATGAGCTTAAAGTAAAAGGAAGTGCAGCCATAACCGATGCCAAAGGCCTCTATTTTATCAACCCTGATGGTACCGATAAAAATAAACCAACACAGATCTGGACACAGGGCGAAACGGAATCATCGTCAGCCTGGTTTCCTACGATAGATAAACCTGATCAGAAAACCACCGAAGAAATTTCGATGACCGTAAAATCGAAATACACCACACTTTCTAACGGCAAATTAGTTAGTCAGAAAGCCAATGCCGATGGCACCAGAACCGATACCTGGAAAATGGACCTGCCGCATTCGCCATATTTATTTATGATGGCCATTGGAGAGTTTAAGGTTACCAAAGATACCTATAAAGGTAAAGAGGTAAATTATTACCTGGAGCCTAAATTTGCTCCTTATGCTAAACAAATCTTCGGAAAAACACCCGACATGATCCAGTTTTACAGCAATATTTTAGGTGTAGATTATCCATGGAATAAATATTCGCAGGTAGTGGCCAGAGATTATGTTTCGGGTGCGATGGAAAACACGACCGCAACTTTACACGGTGAGCAGGTACAAAAAACAGACCGCGAATTATTAGACGGGAATGAAGAAGGAACCATTGCACACGAACTTTTCCACCAGTGGTTTGGCGATTATGTAACAGCCGAATCTTGGTCTAACTTAACCATGAACGAATCTTTTGCCACTTTTGGCGAAGTAATCTGGCATGGACATGATGCGGGTCAGGATGCAGAAGACAAATCACGTTATGAAAAACTTCAATCCTATTTAGGATCGACCAAGAAAGGCGAAAGTCCGGTATTGGCCCGTTTTTATTATAACGATAAAGAAGACATGTTTGATAATGTGAGTTATGCCAAAGGTTCGATCATTTTATATGCGCTTAAAAACCAGATGGGCGATGCAGCTTTTTACAAATCGCTTAACCGCTATTTAACTACAAACGCTTTCAAAAATGGCGAAACTCACCAGCTACGTTTAGCGATGGAGGATGTGACCGGTAAAGACTGGAGCCCTTACTTTAACCAGTGGTATTACAATGGTGGCCACCCGATTTTAAGCATCGATTATGGGTATGAAAACGGTAAAGCAACCATTAAAGTGAAACAAACTCAGGATTCGAGCGTACAGACTTTTACCTTACCGGTTAAAATTGACATTTATGCGGGTGGTAAAAAAATCAGAAAAGATATCCTGATCAACAGCCGTGAGCAAAATTTTAGTTTTGAAGTAAGCGCTAAACCGGATCTGATCGATTTTGACGTAGACAAAATCATCGTTGGAGAATCCAATGATAATAAAACAGCCGAAAACTATTATTTCCAGTATAAAAATGCACCTAGCTATGCCAATAGGATTGAGGCTTTGCAATTTATTATGCAGAGCAAAGCCAACAGCGGTCAGCAGGTATTGTTGGAAGGATTAAAGGATAAATCAGGCGATTTACGTGCTTTAAGCATTGATGGCATTAACCTGGAAGATGCAAACATAAAAGCCGCAGCCTTACCAATTTTGCTTCAAATGGCAAAAAGCGATAAAGATACCGAGGTAAGATCTGCTGCGATTATAAAATTATCAGAAACCGGCGATCAGGCCTATAAGGCATTGATGTTAGAAAGCCTCAAAGACCGATCGTATAAAGTACTGGCTGCAGGCATTAGTGGTTTAACCAAACTGGCCCCACAAGAAAGTATTGCAGCATTATCAGCTTTAGATGCGGATACGAAAGACCACATTGCACCTTCTATTGCATCGCTTTACATCAGCGATCCGAAAGATGAGCACCAGGCGTTTTACGAGAACATTATGCTCACCGGCGACCGCAATAAAATTTTCGGTGTAATTGGTCAGTATTTCCAGTATTTAAGGGCAAATACAAACCCTGCTATTACCGAAAAAGGAATTAACAACATCAGCAGCGCGATTGAAAGATTAAAACTGCAATCGTATTTAAATAAACAGTTGGCAGGCGCTTATACCGCCACTGCACAGGCCAAAGCAAAACAGGCCGCAGCAGCCAGCGGAGAGGCCAAAACAAACCTGAACAAACAGGCAGAACTGTTTAAAAAAGGTGCTGCAGATTTAGAAAAAGAATAATTATTAAATCGCATTTTTTAACAAAGGGCTGGCATGGTAAACATTGCCGGCCCTTGCTGTTACCAAACATTCCTACGGAACGAAAAAATATGTAAACATTTTTTTCTACCCATCAGGCGTTCCGATGGAACGGCTTATACATTGGCGTATAGCAGCCCTAAATAGTAGCACCAACAGCTGTACCTAAACGCCACTATGATGTAAAACTATTTCTATCCAATAAAAAAGCCCCAAGGAATAATCCCTGAGGCTTTGAAAAAATGTTTTTTATTTCTTAACGAGGTGATACATACGTAAGTGTATCTGTAGCATACCTGCTTGTCGGACTAGCACCCCATTTAAAAGAAAGATAAAAAGTTTTAGTGGCCGGATCGTAACGGTTATCGTAAGCCGGATCGTTAGCTAAAGTTGCATTACCTGTACTTTTCATCGTCACTTTGTTGGTTGCAGGATTAACATTAATGGTTAAACCATCAATACCTCCTGCGCCATTTCCATCAGCCCAAATTTGAGCAAAATTGACAGCATTGGCACCATTACTTGACAAATCTTTACTTAAATTTTTAAAGTACCCGGTAAGACCACCAGTGTCACCTTCTCTAAAAACATAGCCTTTTAAAGTATATTTTCCATCATAACGGTTTCTAACCGCAACCTTGATTACCACTGCACCAAAATTTTTACTGATCACCTCTCCCGATGCATCAGTAATTTTTATTGGCAATCCATAACTAAGCGCAGGATCCAGCGCTGTACTTACAAATTTCACAGGAATCTGTACTCTACGGGTATTCGCAGGAATGGTAATGGTTATAGAGGTGCTGAAGGCATTCGATGGCACTATGGTTAATGGTGCATCAGTATGGGCAGCATTATACTTATCAAGTGTAGCAGGATCTACCGATAAGGTTACTTTAATATCAGTTGCCTTTGTGCTGGAAGCAGCATAGTTGATATAGTAAAAGTAATCGCTGGGTGTATCCTGCTGGATAAGCGAGGTACTTAACGAATTTACACCGCCATCACCAACCGGCGAGCCAACAGGGATTTCGACAACAGGAGTTGTAGCCGAAAAATCAGGTTGTTCGTTCTTATTTTTTAAACAAGACGAAAGACTTACAATGCATAACATTGCCGCAAGTCCGTTGAATATATTTTTATTTTTCATTGTTTTAACTGATTTATTTAACGTCCCAGAAAATTCTAGTAGTAAATTGGTTAATTGTACCTTCTGCAATTACATTCGCAGAGTTGGTGTTATATTCCCTTTGCGGATACAACATTCTTACCGGAATCTTTTTAGTGGTTACTGTTGAAGCAATAGAAATCGGCATGTCAGCAGGAAGCTCTAAGCGCCTGTAATCTGTCCAAGGTTCGATATCATTTGTACCGTTCATTGCTGCCCATTTCTGTTTAATGATCAGGGCAATTTTATCGGTATTGCTTGCCCAGGTTGCCACAGACTGATTGGCAAGGTAAGTTGCAGCATCTGCAGCGGTTAAACCCAGGTAAACAAAGTTAGCCGTTACAGCTGCTTCATAATTTGCTTGTGCACTACCGGTAATATATCCCCTTTGGGCTGCTTCAGCCTGAATGAATAAACTTTCAAAATCTGTCATAATAGGCTGAGATTGATCAAATGATTTTAGTACACCTTTACCAATGCCAGAAACTGTAGTGAGTGTTTGATCGAAATTTACATCCTGTCCCCAAACCAAACTTACATAGGAGCTTCCTGCACCATCATTAACTGTGCTGTAGAACTTGCCTAATCTTGGATCGCTATTATTTTTAAGGAAATCCATGCCGTATGTGCTGGCTAGCATATAAGTGTGTGATGCTGTTTTGTCGCCATTGGCAGCATAACCGTATACTCCCCAGAATGGATTTTGCTTGCCGGATGTATTTAAATATCCCGGATTGTTAAACATTCCTTCTCCTGTTCCAATGTACCCAAATCCATTTGCCGTAATTTTTGCAATCTCATCTCTGATATATTGTTCCCTTCCAGGTATTTCCGATTGACGCAAAAGAATCCTAAGTTTTAACGTATTGGCAAATTTACCCCATTTTTTCACGTCTCCCTTAGCGTAAATATCTGCTGAAATATCCGATGGACTTACAGTTGCTGTTTTGAATAAATTTGCTGCTGTATCTAATTGTTTGGCAAGATCTTCATAAACTGCCTGTGCTTTATCGTATTTAGGATTAAGAAAAAGAACCGATTTAGACGCCTGTGTGTAAGGCACATTACCGTAAAAATCTACCAGGTATTGGTAATCCCAGGCTTTCATTGTTTTGGCTACAGCCACAAAGAAATTTTGCCCTGTCGCTTTACCCTGTTTTTCCAGGGAGGCGTAATCGTTAAGATTATCATAAAGATTGCCCCAAAGTGTTGTGGAACCACTCCAGTTGGTAGTAAAATTGTACGAACGCTCTTCATACCATCCAGAAACACCACCCGGTGTCATCCAATAATTCATCCATAAGGCTGCAAAGCTGTAAAAAATAGAACCGCCAGTAGTGTATGCAGCAGTATTGTTTAAAGCACCCGTTAATATTAAAGCAGGCTTAACATTTGTAGCGTTGTTGGGATTATCATTAATATCTAAAAAACCCTTTTTACAGGCACCAAGCATTAATACTGCCGATACCATAAACACATATATTAATTTCTTTTTCATGTTTTTTGTTAATTGTTAAAAGCCAATTGTTGCGGTAAAACCATAAATACGTGTAGGAGGCGTTTGATTCAAATTATTCACGCCCTGTGCATTTCCTGTTCCAACGTTAATCTCCGGGTCAGTATAAATGTTATCACTAGGTCTGAACATAAACAGGTTTCTTCCAATCAAGGCAATACTTGCATTCTTAATAAACTTCGCTTTGCTCTGTAACCATTGTGTTGGCACCTGATAAGCCAAAGATAGTTCCCTGATTTTCCAGAATGCAGCACTCATTACATAATTAGATGCGGTGTTGTTACGGATACCATCAGCCCAAAAAGATCCATTCCCTTGTATAGTAGTAGTATTGGTATTTGGTACAAATACACCTGGTGAAGTTTGAATTACTGAATTTGGATAAATAAAGCGTTCACGTCCAGCCTGTGCAGAAGTATAACTAACGCCAGCAAAATCTAGTGTACTTGCGAAACTATTGTAGAAAACATTACCACTGCGGTATTCTGCAACACCTGATAGCGTAAAGTTTTTGAAGGTAAAGCTGGTGTTAATTCCCAGTACACTGCTTGGATTCGTTTGTCCGAAATCCTTATTAATCGGGTTTGAAATTGGTAAACCTGTATTAGCATCTACAATAACGCGGCCCTGCGGGTCTGTTTGGTAGCTACTCACCTGTAATGAAGGAAAACTCTGACCAACTACGATATAGTTGTTGTCGCCAATACCCAATTGATTCTGACCTTGATATAGCGATAAAACTTTATTGGTGTTGTACGAATAGTTTACACCAACATTCCATCTAAATCCATTTGAGAATCCAATTACCGGTGCCGCGTTTAAGCTAAACTCGATTCCTTTATTTTGGCCTTCGCCAGTATTAATTACTGCACTTGTATAGCCGGTGGTGCCTGACAAATCTATACCATTGATGATTTCCTGATCTTTGGTATTCTGCAAATAAGCAGATGTTTCTAAGGTAATACGGTTATTTAAGAAACCGATATCTACACCAATTTCTTTTGAAATGGTCTGTTCTGGTTTCAGGTTAGGATCATACACAGCGTTATCAATAGAGTATCCTGCCGTACTACCATAAGGGAAGTTTCCCGCCGGACTGGTAGTAGAGAGTAATTTATACGGATCGATCTGTACCGCATATACTTTAGAAATACCTCCACGGATTTTTAAGTTACTGATGATTTTGCTTTCTTTTAACGCAGGGATTGCATCTGTAAGTGTTAAAGCTGCATCAATGGCAGGATAAAAAAACGAGCGGTTGCTTTTTGCTAATCTTGAATCCCAGTCATTTCTACCAGAGATATGAATGGTTAAGTAATCATGATAGGTAGCGGTTAAATCTCCAAATAAACCCAGCTGACGGGAGTTGCGCTCGTTTTCAGAACCAACAATCTCACCTGAGCGGTTATTAAGGTTAAAAAGATTATCAACTACCAAATCATTTCCGGCTTGCGTCATGTACTTATAGTTCTTCTGAATCACCTGCGCTCCGCCAATTAAAGTAAATTTGAATTGGTTAAACGTTTTAGTAGCTGTTGCAAGAAAATCGCCAGTGTACCTGCTTTCAAATTCATTGTAATCGCGCACCGATGATTTTGTGTATTGGTTAGCTGCTATGCCTTTGCCGGAGTTATGTGCAAAATCCGAATAAGTGTAGGCATAGTTTTTATCTTTACCTTGAGTATTTTTTGTACTCAAACCACCTCTTGCCAACAGGCTTAACCAATCAACAGGCTTATAGGTAAATGAAACATTACCCAATAAATCATCTCTTCTTTCATTGTTGCGGTTCTGCTGTAAGCCGAAATAAGGACTATTGTAGTAATCATTATAATAATCGTTAGGATTACCATATTTAGAGTTTAAATCACTGTACTCAGTCAATGGTACGTTTCCTGGCGTATTAATTACGTTGTTATATACCTGATTATTACTCTTATCGTAATTTCTCTGGGTATAGTTAAATGAATAATCAGCTAAAAATTTATTCAGTTTGCGGGTTCCGTTAATACGGATCGCAGTTCTGTTGGATTTATCACCCGGAACATAACCTTTACTGTTCACACGTTGAAGGTTGATATAGGTTGTTCCGTTCTCGTTTCCGCCCGAATAGGTTAGATCGTTCTGCTCGTCAATTCCGGTTTCGAAGAAATTCTCTTTTTCTCCATCTTTATAGGTATAAGGAACCATCTGGTAAGTGCCATCTTCTAAGATGCGGCCCAATGGTCTGATGCTGCCATCGAAACGCTCTCCAAAGGTTTGGTTTTCGAATGGCGTATATAGACCAAATCCAAAATCATCCTGAGTAGTACCACCGCCAAACTCCGTTTGCAGCTTAGGGAAGTAACTTAAACGATTTAGTAAAGTGGAATTAGTATAGGTTATACTACCTCCGTCAGAAGATCCCCTCTTGGTGCTCACAATAATTACACCGTTCGAAGCGTCTGAACCATAAAGTGCCGCAGCATTGGCACCCTTTAAAATGTTCACGTTATCAATATCATTCGGGTTAATCGAATTTAACTGACTTAAAGGCACAATGATACCATCTAATACCAAAAGCGCCTGGTTGTTTCCGGTAAATGACCTGTTACCACGTAATACAACCCGCACCTGATCACCGGCGTCGATCTGATTATTTGCCTGGTTAATCTGTAAACCTGCAACCTTTCCTGATAAACCCGTTGCCAGGTTGGTAGGCCTGCTTGCGGTTAAGGCTTTACCTGTTACCTGCTGCGTGGCATAACCGATTTCTTTCGGTTTACGTTTAATACCCAAAGCGGTAGAAATAGTCACCTCGCTCAAAGTTTTCGAATCGGGCTCTAAACTAACATTCAGGTTTGATTGTGTACCAACCGTAATTTCTTTGGGTAAAGACCCAAGATAAGCGAACTGTAATACATCATTTGGACCCACATTGATGGTAAATTTACCATCCGAACCTGTAGTGGTTGCTTTTTTTGTATCCTTTACACGGATAGTAACTCCTGGAAGGGGCAGTCCATCGTTAGACGCAACCACTTTACCAGTAATATTTTTACTCTGGGCATCTGCTTGTAAAATGCCATAAAATAAAAATATGAATAAACACAGTACGAGTTTTTTCATAGTTTTTTGAAGTTTGTTTAAGTTAATAATCCCCGAATTACAGTTATTTTTATCAATAAATCAAAAAAAATATCATTTATATCAAAAATACTATAAATTGCATTTAAAATATAGCTAAAATGTTTTAGTAATTTACAATCAGGACGAATTTCAAACTAAAAAGCAAGCAGAATTTCAAACAAATACAACACGAAAAAAAACCTGCCGATTAATAAATAGTTATAAGCCAAAAACCAACTAAGTTTTTAATTTTTAGAAATTTTAAATCAAGAAAACACATGAAAAGCCTCTACTTACTTTTTTTTCTGACCATTCAGGCATTTTTTTCTTTTGCTCAAAATGTAACAGTTGGTCCAAGCGCAAAACCACTTCTAAAATCGATGGCAAAAACCCCTGTAGAAGGAAGCGTTTACTTTAACAATAAATATGCTAATGGCAAAATAAAAACCCTAAGTGAGAAGGAATTTAATGTTAAGGATTTACGCTATAATTTAGAAACGCAGCAATTGGAATATACGGAGAATGATAACATTTATGCAATCCAGGATTCGGTACAATCGTTTACTTTAATCGATTCACTGGGCAAATCTCATCAATTTACCAAAATGGGGAAAGCACAATCGAACAATTTCTACGAAATAGTAGCCGATGGAAAAGTCGCAT
Proteins encoded:
- a CDS encoding GIN domain-containing protein, translated to MVSGNVKLILVQDANESVEVYDQYYTKNALVQQQGAELRISSFDKNTLTVIAHVNNLTAIEASNTASVSTAGNFNLLNLSVILNDEASAGIKSNTVNLSTNVKDDASLKLEGTTDTHLAVMGVASKINMAGFTAQETSIRLTGKPLLAKNNKSRYDDIQLDILEKLF
- the amaB gene encoding L-piperidine-6-carboxylate dehydrogenase, whose protein sequence is MTTDIQSILNRLGIKADNAAYSTGSNWGGATNTEKLESYSPVDGKLIASASVASVTDYDAIVVKAETAFKEWRTVPAPKRGEIVRQFGDALRENKEALGTLVSYEMGKSLQEGFGEVQEMIDICDFAVGLSRQLYGLTMHSERPSHRMYEQWHPLGIVGIISAFNFPVAVWSWNAALALVCGNVCIWKPSEKTPLTAIACQHIIAKVFKANNVAEGVCNLVLGDRTVGELMTNDSRVPLVSATGSTRMGKAVGAAVGARLGKSLLELGGNNAIIISEHADLDMSLIGAVFGAVGTAGQRCTSTRRLIIHESVYDAFTAKLVKAYGQLRIGDPLDQNNHVGPLIDTDAVAAYLDSIEKCKAEGGNFVVEGDVLSGDAYASGCYVKPCIAEVQNDYKIVQHETFAPILYLIKYKTLDEAIALQNGVPQGLSSAIMTLNLREAEHFLSAKGSDCGIANVNIGTSGAEIGGAFGGEKETGGGRESGSDAWRAYMRRQTNTINYSNTLPLAQGIKFDL
- a CDS encoding M1 family metallopeptidase; amino-acid sequence: MNKKFIACGVILVSAFMAHPLFAQEQPTEKSNNLSVYRVTATKVNDLVHTKLDVSFDYAKRYLNGKEWVTLKPHFYPTDSLTLDAQGMDIKTVAMVGAKGNTPLKYVYNDNKLHITLNKKYTNTENYTIYIAYTAKPDELKVKGSAAITDAKGLYFINPDGTDKNKPTQIWTQGETESSSAWFPTIDKPDQKTTEEISMTVKSKYTTLSNGKLVSQKANADGTRTDTWKMDLPHSPYLFMMAIGEFKVTKDTYKGKEVNYYLEPKFAPYAKQIFGKTPDMIQFYSNILGVDYPWNKYSQVVARDYVSGAMENTTATLHGEQVQKTDRELLDGNEEGTIAHELFHQWFGDYVTAESWSNLTMNESFATFGEVIWHGHDAGQDAEDKSRYEKLQSYLGSTKKGESPVLARFYYNDKEDMFDNVSYAKGSIILYALKNQMGDAAFYKSLNRYLTTNAFKNGETHQLRLAMEDVTGKDWSPYFNQWYYNGGHPILSIDYGYENGKATIKVKQTQDSSVQTFTLPVKIDIYAGGKKIRKDILINSREQNFSFEVSAKPDLIDFDVDKIIVGESNDNKTAENYYFQYKNAPSYANRIEALQFIMQSKANSGQQVLLEGLKDKSGDLRALSIDGINLEDANIKAAALPILLQMAKSDKDTEVRSAAIIKLSETGDQAYKALMLESLKDRSYKVLAAGISGLTKLAPQESIAALSALDADTKDHIAPSIASLYISDPKDEHQAFYENIMLTGDRNKIFGVIGQYFQYLRANTNPAITEKGINNISSAIERLKLQSYLNKQLAGAYTATAQAKAKQAAAASGEAKTNLNKQAELFKKGAADLEKE
- a CDS encoding DUF1735 domain-containing protein → MKNKNIFNGLAAMLCIVSLSSCLKNKNEQPDFSATTPVVEIPVGSPVGDGGVNSLSTSLIQQDTPSDYFYYINYAASSTKATDIKVTLSVDPATLDKYNAAHTDAPLTIVPSNAFSTSITITIPANTRRVQIPVKFVSTALDPALSYGLPIKITDASGEVISKNFGAVVIKVAVRNRYDGKYTLKGYVFREGDTGGLTGYFKNLSKDLSSNGANAVNFAQIWADGNGAGGIDGLTINVNPATNKVTMKSTGNATLANDPAYDNRYDPATKTFYLSFKWGASPTSRYATDTLTYVSPR
- a CDS encoding SusD/RagB family nutrient-binding outer membrane lipoprotein, translated to MKKKLIYVFMVSAVLMLGACKKGFLDINDNPNNATNVKPALILTGALNNTAAYTTGGSIFYSFAALWMNYWMTPGGVSGWYEERSYNFTTNWSGSTTLWGNLYDNLNDYASLEKQGKATGQNFFVAVAKTMKAWDYQYLVDFYGNVPYTQASKSVLFLNPKYDKAQAVYEDLAKQLDTAANLFKTATVSPSDISADIYAKGDVKKWGKFANTLKLRILLRQSEIPGREQYIRDEIAKITANGFGYIGTGEGMFNNPGYLNTSGKQNPFWGVYGYAANGDKTASHTYMLASTYGMDFLKNNSDPRLGKFYSTVNDGAGSSYVSLVWGQDVNFDQTLTTVSGIGKGVLKSFDQSQPIMTDFESLFIQAEAAQRGYITGSAQANYEAAVTANFVYLGLTAADAATYLANQSVATWASNTDKIALIIKQKWAAMNGTNDIEPWTDYRRLELPADMPISIASTVTTKKIPVRMLYPQREYNTNSANVIAEGTINQFTTRIFWDVK
- a CDS encoding SusC/RagA family TonB-linked outer membrane protein; the protein is MKKLVLCLFIFLFYGILQADAQSKNITGKVVASNDGLPLPGVTIRVKDTKKATTTGSDGKFTINVGPNDVLQFAYLGSLPKEITVGTQSNLNVSLEPDSKTLSEVTISTALGIKRKPKEIGYATQQVTGKALTASRPTNLATGLSGKVAGLQINQANNQIDAGDQVRVVLRGNRSFTGNNQALLVLDGIIVPLSQLNSINPNDIDNVNILKGANAAALYGSDASNGVIIVSTKRGSSDGGSITYTNSTLLNRLSYFPKLQTEFGGGTTQDDFGFGLYTPFENQTFGERFDGSIRPLGRILEDGTYQMVPYTYKDGEKENFFETGIDEQNDLTYSGGNENGTTYINLQRVNSKGYVPGDKSNRTAIRINGTRKLNKFLADYSFNYTQRNYDKSNNQVYNNVINTPGNVPLTEYSDLNSKYGNPNDYYNDYYNSPYFGLQQNRNNERRDDLLGNVSFTYKPVDWLSLLARGGLSTKNTQGKDKNYAYTYSDFAHNSGKGIAANQYTKSSVRDYNEFESRYTGDFLATATKTFNQFKFTLIGGAQVIQKNYKYMTQAGNDLVVDNLFNLNNRSGEIVGSENERNSRQLGLFGDLTATYHDYLTIHISGRNDWDSRLAKSNRSFFYPAIDAALTLTDAIPALKESKIISNLKIRGGISKVYAVQIDPYKLLSTTSPAGNFPYGSTAGYSIDNAVYDPNLKPEQTISKEIGVDIGFLNNRITLETSAYLQNTKDQEIINGIDLSGTTGYTSAVINTGEGQNKGIEFSLNAAPVIGFSNGFRWNVGVNYSYNTNKVLSLYQGQNQLGIGDNNYIVVGQSFPSLQVSSYQTDPQGRVIVDANTGLPISNPINKDFGQTNPSSVLGINTSFTFKNFTLSGVAEYRSGNVFYNSFASTLDFAGVSYTSAQAGRERFIYPNSVIQTSPGVFVPNTNTTTIQGNGSFWADGIRNNTASNYVMSAAFWKIRELSLAYQVPTQWLQSKAKFIKNASIALIGRNLFMFRPSDNIYTDPEINVGTGNAQGVNNLNQTPPTRIYGFTATIGF